A stretch of DNA from Methylogaea oryzae:
TGAACGCCAAGCGGTAGTCTTTCAGCATGCATTTTTGCGGCTTGGTCAGGTCGAAAAATTTGGCGTCTTCGGTGGATGTCCAGCCCAGCTTTTCCCGCATGGCGCTTTTCGACAGGCTCGGCCCGTAGATCATGACGGACTTCGGCTTGCGGCCGAATACGGCGGCCATGATGCCTTTTTCCGCCACCGGCAGGGGAGCGCGCAGGCGCCATTCCCGCGGCGGGTTTTCAAACAGCTTGATGACGAAGTCCTCGCCCATCTCGTCCAGCAGGATGAAACCCAGCGCGTAGGATTTCAATTGGACGTCAACGTCTTCCTCGTTGGCGACCTTTTCGATCTGGGCGATGATGTGGTCTTTCTTTTCCAGGGTTTGGAACGAAGACAGCATAGTGATGGAATATTCTTTCACCGCGTCGAAGTCGATGTTGGTGAGCTTGCTTTTCACCACATCGATACGGGTTTGGGCGCGCACGCGGTCGATGGCCTGCTCCATGAAGCGCAGGAAAACCTTGACCAGCTGGTCGGGCCCCAACGCGACATCTTCATTGTCGACCTTCAGCGTCAGCAATTTGGAACGCAGCAGCGCCATGGAGCCGATGCCGGCGCTCAAGACGATTTTGCATTTGTCCAGGTCCGTTGTGGTGGCGAAGCCATACAGCAACAGCAGGTTCAGGCCGAACATGGAAAACGCGCCGTTGAGGATGACGTACAGGACCGCATGGGGCGTACGCAGCGCCTTGACCGGCTCATTATTGAACTTGCCGATAATTTCCGCGCCCGATGCAAGCATGCCGAGAAAAAACGCCCAGGCGTACAAACCGGCGCCGGATGTTGTTCCCGCAATCAACAGAGCGGCGACGATGAGCACATACCAAGTATAAAAGCCCGCGAACCGCCATACAGCCACCATGCTGGCCGCGACCAAGGTCGCGGCGAATGGATGCCCGTCGAACATCTCCTGCACTTGCATCATGTATTCCATGCTGTTGTCCCCAATTTCATTGAATTGCTTTTTCGTGTAGTTAACGCGTTGTTTCTACGTTATTTTCTGTTCCCCGACGGACAGTGGGCTTGCCTGTGCCAAGCCAATGGCGGTTTATTCTGACGCTTGTGGCTCATCTTGCAACTTTTTTGTGGTTATTTGATGTAGATCGCGGCGAAATCCTATGGGCGAGGCCCCACAACGTTTCGCCTTTCGGCCCTGTCACCAGGCCTACAACGGAATAAGCCGTCAAGTTACATGCTCCGGCAGCTGGTTTCCACGCTGATATCTAGCGAAAAGCAAACTTGGTCACAATCATCGGCCGTCGCCGGCCGGCGGCTGTCTGGCATTCGTCCGGGACGCGGGGGATGACGATAGTTTTGTTGTTGGTCGCCGTCTAAAGTAGAATGGTTCTCAATTGGAGCCGCTGTGCCGGTTGGTTAAATGTAGAGGGGCGTTGTCATGTTGAAGCATTGCTGTGTGGTGTTGTCGGGGTGGATTTTGTTGGCCGCGACCGCTTGGGGCGAGGAAGTGGTGGTCTATTCGGCGCGCAACGAGCAGTTGATCAAGCCGGTGTTCGACGCCTATACCAAGAAGACCGGCGTCAAAGTCAAATACGTCACCGGCGAAGCCGGGGCCTTGATGCAACGCCTCAAGGCGGAAGGGGCGAAAACGCAGGCCGATCTGTTGATCACCGTCGACGCCGGCAACCTCTGGTTTTCCAAGCAGGAGTCGCTGCTGCAGCCGGTGAAAAGCGCCGTGCTCGAGCAAAATATCCCGGCCCATTTGCGCGATGGGGAAGGCCAGTGGTTTGGCATGTCCGTACGGGCCCGCACCATCGTTTACAACAAAAACAAAGTCCAGCCGAGTGATTTATCCACTTATCAGGCTTTGACCGATGCGAAATGGAAAGGCCGCTTGTGCCTGCTGTCGGGGAAGAAGGTCTACAACCGTTCCCTGGTCGCCATGCTCATCGCCCAATACGGCGCGGCCGCCACCAAGGAAATGGTGAAGGGCTGGGTCGCCAACTTGGCCGCGCCGCCTTTCGCCAGCGACGAGCAGGCTCTCAAGGCGCTGGCCGCCGGCCAGTGCGACGCGGCCATCGCCAACAGTTACTACCTGGGCCGTGAGTTGAAGCACCATTCGGATTGGCCGCTCAACATTTTCTGGGCCGATCAGGCGAGCGGCGGCACCCACGTCAATATTTCCGGCGTCGGCTTGACCCGCCATGCGAAACACGCCAAAGCGGCCCAGGAGCTGATGGAATGGATGTCCGGCGCGGAAGCCCAGGCGTTGTTCGCCAACGTCAATATGGAGTTCCCAGCCAATGCCGCCGTGGCGCCGGCACCGGAAGTCGCCGCCTGGGGGACGTTTAAGCAGAGTACGGTCGATTTGAACAAAGTCGGCGAGTTGCAGCCGGACGCGGTCAAACTCATGGACGAGGCGGGCTACAAGTAAGCCGGCATGGCGGAGGCCGCCATTTCTTGTCGGGCGGCGCCTGGCTGGCGCGCCAACCGCTGGTTCGGTTGGGCTGCGCTGGCCCTGGCTGCGTTGCCCCTGCTCGCGGTTTTGGCGACCTTGCTGGAGGCGGGGGCGGAGAGCGACAGCGAGGTGCGTTCGCACTTGGCAACGCTATTGCCGGAGCTGTTGGCCAATACCGCCTGTTTGGCCGCCGGCGTCGGCGTGACGGCGTTGACGCTGGGTACCGGCCTGGCTTGGTTGGTGAGCCAATACGAATTTCCCGGCCGGCGTTGGCTGGACTGGGCGTTGGTATTGCCGTTGGCCGTGCCGGCTTATGTGCTGGGGTTCGTGCTGATCGGCCTGCTGGATTTCAGTGGTCCGCTGCAAACGGCGCTGCGCGAATGGGGGCTGGGCTCCGGTTGGTTTCCCGCCGTCCGTTCCGGCGGCGGCGCGGCGTTGGCCTTGTCTTTGTCCCTTTATCCTTACGTGTATCTGCTGGCGCGCAACGCTTTCCAAACCCAGGGACGGCGTTTGCTGGAAGCCGCCCGTTCCCTGGGCGACACTCGCCGTGCGGCGTTTTTCCGCGTGGTGTTGCCCATGGCCCGGCCTTGGTTGGGTTCCGGGCTGTTGTTGGTGTTGATGGAAACGCTGGCCGATTTCGGCACCGTCGCCATTTTCAATTACGACACGTTCACCACCGCGATTTATAAAGCCTGGTACGGCTTGTTTTCGCTAGGCGCGGCCGGCGAACTGGCCTCCTGCCTGGTTTTATTGGCCTTGCTGCTGCTGGCGATCGAGCAACGCCAGCGTTCGCGCCAGCGTTACGCTTTCAACGCCCGCGGCCGCGCGGCCGACGGTCGGACGGCGCTGCGAGGTCCGGCGGCCTGGACGGCCTGCGTGGCCTGCCTGTTGGTGTTGGCCGCGGGTTTCTTGGTGCCCGTGGGGCAGCTCTTGCTTTGGGCCTTGCAGGTCGCCGCCGAAGACCTCGACGAACGGTACGTGGATTATTTCCTCAATTCCCTGGCGTTGGGCGGCTTGGGAGCCGCGCTGACCATCGCCGTCACCCTGTTGCTGGCGGTGGCGCGGCGCCGCTCGCGCGGCCCGGCGGTCACCTGGGCGGTGCGTTTCGCCACTTTGGGTTACGCCATCCCCGGCACCGTGCTGGCGGTAGGCATCGCCACGCCCTTGGCTTGGCTGCAAAACCGGCTGGCGGATTGGACGCAAGCCGCGTTCGGCTGGGAGCCCCCCACGCTGCTGGGCAATAGCCTGGCGGTGCTGGTCTTGGCCTATCTGGTGCGTTTCGCCGCCGTGGGTTACGGCGCGGTGGACAGCGCCCTCGAACGTATCACGCCGTCCATGGCGGAAGCTTCCCGCAGTCTGGGCGTTTCGGGTTTTGCCATGGTGCGGCGGTTGCATTTGCCGTTGCTGCGCGGCGGCTTGTTCAGCGGCGCGTTGCTGGTGTTTGTCGACATCATGAAAGAAATGCCCATCACGCTGATGGTGCGGCCCTTCGGCTGGGACAATCTGGCGGTGCGTATTTTCGAAATGGCGGCGGAAGGCCAATGGCAGCGGGCGGCCTTGCCGTCGGTGGCCCTGGTGCTGCTGGGACTGGTGCCGGTGGCGTTGATGGTCAGGGCAGGGGAGCAAAAATCGTGGTGAACGCTGTAGGGTACGCATCGCGTACCGAATGCCGCATCGCGCAACGGTACGCGGTGCGTGTCCTACGCGTCCTCAATCGGGCTTGGGGGAATCGATGAGCGTGGCGCGCTTGCGTTTGGACTCGGTGAGCGTCGCCTACGGCGACAAGGCGGTGGTGCGGGATGTTTCCTTCAGCGTGGCCGACGGCGACATCGCCTGCCTGTTGGGTCCCAGCGGCTGCGGTAAGACCACCTTGTTGCGCGCTATCGCCGGCTTCGAGCCGGTGGTCGCCGGCAGCATTGCCCTGTCGGGAGCGGTGGTCAGCAACGCGCAAGGCGGCCTGCCGCCGGAGCGTCGCCAGTTGGGCATCGTTTTTCAGGATTACGCTCTGTTTCCCCACCTGGATTTGGCCGGCAACGTCGGTTACGGCGTGCGCGGCCTGGACGGCCAGGCGTTGCGCCGGCGCATCGCCGAGTGCCTGGAGTTGGTGGGGCTGGCAGGGCTGGAGGGGCGCTATCCCCACGAGTTGTCAGGCGGCCAGCAGCAGCGGGTGGCCCTGGCTCGCGCCATCGCGCCCAAGCCGTCCTTGCTGTTGATAGACGAACCCTTTTCCAATCTGGATACCGCCCTGCGCGAGCATTTGGCCCACGAACTGCGGCAAATCCTCAAAGCCGGCGGCGTCACCGCCGTGCTGGTGACGCACGACCAGCAGGAGGCTTTCGCCATGGCCGACGCCATCGGCGTGATGGACCAAGGCGTGATGCTGCAATGGGGCGACGCCGACGCCCTCTATCACCACCCGGCCAACCGTTTCGTGGCCGAATTCATCGGCCAGGGCAGCTTGCTGCCGGTGACGCGGGAGGAGGGGGGCTTTTCCACCGAGTTGGGGCGCTGCACTGGAGCCGGGCAGGGCCGCTGGCTGCTGTTGCGGCCT
This window harbors:
- a CDS encoding gamma-glutamylcyclotransferase family protein, which produces MEYMMQVQEMFDGHPFAATLVAASMVAVWRFAGFYTWYVLIVAALLIAGTTSGAGLYAWAFFLGMLASGAEIIGKFNNEPVKALRTPHAVLYVILNGAFSMFGLNLLLLYGFATTTDLDKCKIVLSAGIGSMALLRSKLLTLKVDNEDVALGPDQLVKVFLRFMEQAIDRVRAQTRIDVVKSKLTNIDFDAVKEYSITMLSSFQTLEKKDHIIAQIEKVANEEDVDVQLKSYALGFILLDEMGEDFVIKLFENPPREWRLRAPLPVAEKGIMAAVFGRKPKSVMIYGPSLSKSAMREKLGWTSTEDAKFFDLTKPQKCMLKDYRLAFNKPIVGEQLGHRYGLANIVEDANTAVEGVLYQLQDDALNFLDRAFEGYVRKQVTVSCGNKDVIAEVYVATATEEGLKPARGDLRMILEGAEEFHLGLDYIRSLRALMQKEAA
- a CDS encoding extracellular solute-binding protein, yielding MLKHCCVVLSGWILLAATAWGEEVVVYSARNEQLIKPVFDAYTKKTGVKVKYVTGEAGALMQRLKAEGAKTQADLLITVDAGNLWFSKQESLLQPVKSAVLEQNIPAHLRDGEGQWFGMSVRARTIVYNKNKVQPSDLSTYQALTDAKWKGRLCLLSGKKVYNRSLVAMLIAQYGAAATKEMVKGWVANLAAPPFASDEQALKALAAGQCDAAIANSYYLGRELKHHSDWPLNIFWADQASGGTHVNISGVGLTRHAKHAKAAQELMEWMSGAEAQALFANVNMEFPANAAVAPAPEVAAWGTFKQSTVDLNKVGELQPDAVKLMDEAGYK
- a CDS encoding ABC transporter permease, encoding MAEAAISCRAAPGWRANRWFGWAALALAALPLLAVLATLLEAGAESDSEVRSHLATLLPELLANTACLAAGVGVTALTLGTGLAWLVSQYEFPGRRWLDWALVLPLAVPAYVLGFVLIGLLDFSGPLQTALREWGLGSGWFPAVRSGGGAALALSLSLYPYVYLLARNAFQTQGRRLLEAARSLGDTRRAAFFRVVLPMARPWLGSGLLLVLMETLADFGTVAIFNYDTFTTAIYKAWYGLFSLGAAGELASCLVLLALLLLAIEQRQRSRQRYAFNARGRAADGRTALRGPAAWTACVACLLVLAAGFLVPVGQLLLWALQVAAEDLDERYVDYFLNSLALGGLGAALTIAVTLLLAVARRRSRGPAVTWAVRFATLGYAIPGTVLAVGIATPLAWLQNRLADWTQAAFGWEPPTLLGNSLAVLVLAYLVRFAAVGYGAVDSALERITPSMAEASRSLGVSGFAMVRRLHLPLLRGGLFSGALLVFVDIMKEMPITLMVRPFGWDNLAVRIFEMAAEGQWQRAALPSVALVLLGLVPVALMVRAGEQKSW
- a CDS encoding ABC transporter ATP-binding protein, with product MSVARLRLDSVSVAYGDKAVVRDVSFSVADGDIACLLGPSGCGKTTLLRAIAGFEPVVAGSIALSGAVVSNAQGGLPPERRQLGIVFQDYALFPHLDLAGNVGYGVRGLDGQALRRRIAECLELVGLAGLEGRYPHELSGGQQQRVALARAIAPKPSLLLIDEPFSNLDTALREHLAHELRQILKAGGVTAVLVTHDQQEAFAMADAIGVMDQGVMLQWGDADALYHHPANRFVAEFIGQGSLLPVTREEGGFSTELGRCTGAGQGRWLLLRPNQVGLGGSGEAEAVVEHKVFRGLDILYTLRLPSGQSVLSAAPNDVQYAVGQRLYASLRVREPVLVEE